A region of Paenibacillus thiaminolyticus DNA encodes the following proteins:
- the pflB gene encoding formate C-acetyltransferase, with protein sequence MSVMERKTEVKEQAWRGFNTGKWQNHVDVPNFLEGNIQPYHGDEAFLAGPTQNTKDLWDIVSQLSKEERERGGVWDVDVNTPSTITSHKPGYLDKDKEKVVGVQTDAPFRRSIQPFGGIRMMIDACKAYGFEMPDEIIKMFTDIRKTHNQGVFDAYTSDMRMARKAGIITGLPDAYGRGRIIGDYRRVALYGVDFLIKMKQKDLNDLEVDVMTDDVIRDREELSEQIRALTELKQLAEMHGFDISKPAQNAKEAFQWVYFGYLAAIKEQNGAAMSLGRVSSFLDIYIERDLEEGALTEEEAQELVDHFVMKLRIVKFLRTPDYNDLFSGDPTWVTESIGGMAVDGTTRVTKNSFRFLHTLYNLGPAPEPNLTVLWSTKLPEAFKKYCSKVSIETSSIQYENDDLMRPIYGDDYGIACCVSAMRIGKQMQFFGARANLAKCLLYAINGGKDEKLGVQVGPELPPITSEVLDYDEVVKRFKQMMEWLAKLYMNTLNVIHYMHDKYSYERIEMALHDREILRTMACGIAGLSVAADSLSAIKYAKVRPIRNEQGIAVDFETEGEYPCYGNNDDRVDSIAIDLVESFMNMIRKHHAYRNALPTQSVLTITSNVVYGKKTGTTPDGRKAGEPFAPGANPMHGRDRKGALASLSSVAKLPYEHSLDGISNTFSIVPKALGKELDSRKSNLTSMLDGYFGSKGHHLNVNVFDREQLLDAMEHPENYPQLTIRVSGYAVNFIKLTREQQLDVINRTFHGSM encoded by the coding sequence ATGTCGGTGATGGAACGTAAAACAGAAGTAAAAGAACAAGCGTGGCGTGGATTCAATACGGGAAAATGGCAAAATCATGTGGATGTGCCCAATTTCTTGGAAGGCAACATCCAGCCTTATCACGGTGATGAGGCATTCTTGGCCGGACCGACCCAGAACACCAAAGATCTATGGGATATCGTAAGCCAATTGTCGAAGGAAGAGCGCGAACGCGGCGGCGTGTGGGATGTCGATGTCAATACACCATCGACGATTACCTCGCATAAACCAGGCTATTTGGACAAGGATAAGGAGAAGGTAGTCGGCGTGCAAACCGACGCTCCGTTCCGCCGTTCCATCCAGCCGTTCGGCGGCATCCGGATGATGATTGACGCTTGTAAAGCGTACGGCTTCGAAATGCCTGATGAAATCATCAAAATGTTCACAGACATTCGCAAGACGCATAACCAAGGCGTATTTGATGCATATACTTCCGATATGCGCATGGCCCGCAAAGCCGGCATTATTACAGGCTTGCCGGACGCGTACGGGCGCGGACGCATTATCGGCGACTACCGCCGCGTAGCATTGTACGGCGTAGATTTCCTTATTAAGATGAAGCAGAAGGATCTGAACGACCTGGAAGTTGACGTGATGACGGATGACGTTATCCGCGACCGCGAAGAGCTGTCCGAGCAAATCCGGGCGCTGACGGAGTTGAAGCAGCTGGCCGAGATGCATGGCTTCGATATTTCCAAGCCGGCTCAAAATGCGAAGGAAGCTTTCCAATGGGTTTACTTCGGTTACTTGGCAGCAATCAAAGAGCAGAACGGTGCGGCAATGTCGCTCGGCCGCGTATCGTCTTTCCTCGATATTTATATCGAACGGGATCTGGAGGAAGGCGCGCTGACCGAAGAAGAAGCCCAAGAGCTGGTCGACCATTTCGTTATGAAGCTCCGTATCGTCAAGTTCCTGCGTACGCCGGATTATAATGACTTGTTCAGCGGCGACCCTACATGGGTGACTGAATCGATCGGCGGCATGGCCGTGGATGGCACGACCCGCGTCACGAAGAACAGCTTCCGCTTCCTGCACACCCTGTACAATCTGGGACCGGCTCCAGAGCCGAACCTGACTGTGCTGTGGTCGACGAAGCTTCCGGAAGCATTCAAAAAATATTGCTCCAAAGTATCGATCGAGACGAGCTCGATTCAATACGAGAACGATGATCTGATGCGCCCAATCTATGGCGATGATTACGGTATCGCCTGCTGCGTATCCGCGATGCGCATCGGTAAGCAAATGCAGTTCTTCGGCGCTCGCGCCAACCTGGCGAAATGTCTGCTGTACGCCATCAATGGCGGCAAGGACGAGAAGCTGGGCGTGCAGGTCGGACCGGAGCTGCCTCCGATTACGAGCGAAGTGCTTGATTACGATGAAGTCGTCAAACGGTTCAAGCAGATGATGGAGTGGCTGGCGAAGCTGTATATGAACACGCTGAATGTCATTCACTATATGCATGATAAATACAGCTACGAACGGATTGAAATGGCATTGCATGACCGTGAAATTCTCCGGACGATGGCATGCGGCATCGCGGGCCTGTCGGTCGCAGCCGACTCGCTCAGCGCCATCAAGTACGCGAAAGTCAGACCGATTCGCAACGAGCAAGGAATCGCGGTGGACTTCGAGACCGAAGGCGAATATCCTTGCTACGGCAACAATGACGATCGCGTAGACAGCATCGCGATCGACCTGGTTGAATCGTTCATGAATATGATCCGGAAGCATCATGCATACCGCAATGCGCTCCCAACCCAATCCGTATTGACGATTACGTCGAACGTCGTCTATGGTAAGAAGACCGGTACGACGCCGGATGGACGCAAAGCGGGCGAACCGTTCGCTCCTGGGGCGAACCCAATGCACGGCCGCGACCGCAAAGGAGCCTTGGCTTCGCTGAGCTCCGTCGCGAAGCTGCCATATGAGCACAGCCTTGACGGCATCTCGAACACGTTCTCCATCGTGCCGAAGGCGCTGGGCAAGGAGCTCGATTCGCGCAAATCGAACTTGACGTCGATGCTGGATGGCTACTTCGGCAGCAAGGGGCATCACTTGAACGTCAACGTATTTGACCGCGAGCAGCTGCTTGACGCGATGGAACATCCGGAAAATTATCCGCAATTGACGATTCGCGTATCCGGATATGCGGTCAACTTCATCAAGCTGACGCGCGAGCAGCAGCTCGATGTTATCAACCGCACATTCCACGGCAGCATGTAA
- a CDS encoding ABC transporter substrate-binding protein: MRWKRWSTVCLAAVMTLSLVLTACSGSGGNASGTNDGGQASKSIVTPKGTYPIVEEKVTLKVMVPSEALVENFETNEFTKWYEEKTNVHVEWIVVPQQSASEKLNLMLASGDYPDVIMRFGVTPAQQMIYGNQGVFLPLNDLIEQYGDNFKKVLDSNTGMSTAITAPDGNIYALPSINDCYHCSMAQKMWIYKPWLDKLGLDVPTTTDELYTVLKAFKEKDPNGNGKADEVPLTGAPRGSGWYSSIDAFLMNSFVLNPVFSPSRSHMYVEDGRIQVAFDKPGWRDGLAYMNKLYKDGLIDPQIFTQDSDQLLKLGEASGDPIVGAAFGGHQGVFTQIAGESGRWLDYVTVPPLKGPNGVQYAAYDPFGYSVGSYLITKNAKHPDVAFRWADGFYDEEVSLRTTIGRPGEEWREAKEGEIGINGKPAKWAKLKEYGQIQNVHWEQTAPTNRSNELRLSSAVPDNGEPSLEVILYNETKNNYDPYKPSADMAVPQLFFTDEQAAELSDLSKTINDYVDEMMARFVIGDADLEKDWDIYLQTLEGMNLPRFLEIYQTAYDSKK, from the coding sequence ATGAGATGGAAGCGTTGGAGTACGGTATGTCTGGCGGCGGTGATGACGCTCTCTCTTGTGCTGACCGCTTGCTCGGGCAGCGGCGGCAATGCGAGCGGAACGAATGACGGCGGCCAGGCCAGTAAATCGATCGTGACGCCTAAGGGCACATACCCGATTGTAGAAGAGAAGGTGACGCTGAAGGTCATGGTTCCGTCGGAGGCGCTCGTTGAAAATTTCGAGACGAACGAGTTCACGAAATGGTATGAAGAAAAGACGAACGTGCATGTGGAATGGATCGTCGTGCCGCAGCAGAGCGCCAGCGAGAAGCTCAACCTGATGCTCGCTTCGGGCGACTACCCGGACGTCATCATGAGATTCGGCGTCACGCCTGCGCAGCAGATGATCTATGGCAATCAGGGCGTGTTCCTGCCGCTCAACGACCTGATCGAGCAGTACGGCGACAACTTCAAAAAAGTGCTCGACAGCAATACGGGGATGTCCACCGCGATTACGGCACCTGACGGCAATATTTATGCGCTGCCGAGCATCAACGACTGCTACCATTGCTCGATGGCGCAGAAGATGTGGATCTACAAGCCGTGGCTCGACAAGCTGGGCCTGGACGTACCGACCACAACGGATGAGCTGTACACCGTATTGAAGGCGTTCAAGGAAAAGGACCCGAACGGGAACGGCAAGGCGGATGAAGTGCCGCTTACGGGAGCTCCGCGCGGCAGCGGCTGGTACTCGTCCATCGACGCCTTTTTGATGAACTCCTTCGTGCTGAACCCGGTCTTCAGCCCTTCGCGCAGTCATATGTATGTGGAAGATGGCCGCATTCAAGTCGCCTTTGACAAGCCGGGCTGGCGCGACGGTCTCGCCTATATGAACAAATTGTATAAGGATGGCTTGATCGATCCGCAAATCTTCACGCAGGACAGTGATCAACTGCTGAAGCTGGGCGAAGCGTCCGGCGATCCGATAGTCGGGGCGGCCTTTGGGGGACACCAGGGCGTCTTCACCCAGATCGCCGGAGAGAGCGGCCGCTGGCTCGACTATGTCACCGTCCCGCCATTGAAAGGGCCGAACGGCGTTCAATATGCCGCCTATGACCCATTTGGATACTCTGTCGGATCGTACCTCATAACGAAAAACGCGAAACACCCGGATGTCGCCTTCCGTTGGGCAGACGGCTTCTATGATGAAGAAGTATCGCTGCGCACGACGATCGGACGACCGGGCGAGGAATGGCGCGAAGCGAAGGAAGGCGAAATCGGCATCAACGGCAAGCCGGCCAAGTGGGCGAAGCTGAAGGAATACGGGCAGATTCAGAACGTCCACTGGGAGCAGACAGCGCCGACGAACCGCTCCAACGAGCTTCGCTTGAGCTCGGCCGTTCCAGATAACGGCGAGCCGAGTCTCGAAGTGATCCTATATAATGAAACGAAAAATAACTACGATCCATACAAGCCAAGCGCGGATATGGCCGTTCCGCAGCTGTTCTTCACCGATGAACAGGCTGCTGAGCTGTCCGACCTGTCGAAGACAATCAACGACTACGTCGACGAAATGATGGCCCGCTTCGTCATCGGCGACGCGGATCTGGAGAAAGACTGGGATATCTATCTCCAGACACTCGAAGGAATGAACCTGCCGCGCTTCCTGGAAATATACCAAACCGCCTACGACAGCAAAAAATAA
- a CDS encoding AraC family transcriptional regulator: MNSPLPKPNHYVSEFIKGRMVSFWTRKWMGRLWFRFLLPYLLFLLLTLIAGWIAYQETIDVLEREVLERNGKALHQAQTLLETRIAEVESIVQQVADHPKVRGFQVVKKPFAGTNTYKVMSTQKALDDYSISNRFLKDYFVVFRNSSLVISPHRVEALDEFYEDVLRYRDWDMTEWREQTLETYHSKDFIGLHTVKYGTAEEGMITYIRSLGYPGYYQGAVVALIPHAEVAKLLSGINVQAGGWVRVLDKHGQLIGQAGDEAGSGQRGGESELAALLERPNTHYRTELNGRDMLVSRMISSKTGWTYIAAQPADEVLESVHAMKRTTFTLVGLSLVVIVLLALWLSRRNSRPLEGLYSYVHTNAKPGLGQRSRKSDIFAYLRDAFTELLETTKTLDQKLSERQEYARMAVFDRWLRGGYATDQQLESSLTHAGLQRSATMYAVAVLHLGWHGDDWSAPVLDEMVLKMLVVKEEASGLERVPFDLHEAGQDQVALLFYGTEAGAEGDAGARFAALIEQTLRELNERLKSAHILPMYTIGGIVSDRMDVPRSLEQAQQLYGMSDGSQDLIWWDEEEHADAGLYRFNAEMENRLTHAVRGGDEEEVARLCQTVWQDNWEKRPLTCPMERWLLMDMYAAAMKLAQSLDLTLQTDSATFQQKVLKKGAELHKLFPLVRNEFVQLSRTVHERKRSRNATLLEDMMACIREGYVDSSLSLTVISDRLQVSEAYVSAFFKEQSGRNFSDYVEELRLEHAKQLMLEGDALTSIAERVGYNSLNSFSRAFKRAHGMSATEYRKWLNEQKRNNDSS; this comes from the coding sequence ATGAATAGTCCGTTGCCGAAGCCGAATCATTATGTAAGCGAATTCATCAAAGGGCGGATGGTTTCCTTTTGGACCCGGAAATGGATGGGGAGGCTCTGGTTCCGGTTTCTCCTTCCTTATTTATTATTTCTCCTATTAACCTTAATCGCTGGCTGGATCGCTTACCAGGAGACGATCGACGTGTTGGAGCGGGAAGTGCTGGAGCGGAACGGCAAGGCGCTCCACCAGGCCCAGACGCTGCTGGAGACCCGGATTGCGGAAGTGGAATCCATCGTGCAGCAGGTAGCCGATCACCCGAAGGTGAGAGGCTTCCAGGTGGTGAAGAAGCCTTTTGCCGGCACGAACACGTACAAGGTGATGAGCACGCAAAAGGCGCTTGATGATTACAGCATCAGCAACCGGTTTTTGAAAGATTATTTTGTCGTCTTCCGCAACAGCTCGCTCGTCATCTCGCCGCATCGGGTGGAGGCGCTGGATGAATTCTACGAGGATGTGCTCCGCTATCGGGACTGGGATATGACCGAATGGCGGGAGCAGACGTTGGAGACGTATCATTCCAAAGATTTCATTGGCCTTCATACCGTAAAATACGGAACCGCCGAGGAGGGGATGATCACCTACATCCGTTCGCTAGGGTATCCCGGTTATTACCAGGGAGCGGTCGTAGCGCTCATCCCGCATGCGGAAGTAGCCAAGCTGCTCAGCGGCATCAATGTGCAGGCCGGGGGCTGGGTGCGCGTGCTGGATAAACACGGCCAGCTCATTGGCCAGGCCGGAGACGAAGCCGGGAGCGGACAGCGGGGAGGAGAGAGTGAACTGGCCGCTCTTCTGGAACGGCCGAATACCCATTACCGGACCGAGCTGAACGGAAGGGACATGCTCGTCTCGAGGATGATTTCTTCGAAGACGGGCTGGACATATATCGCTGCGCAGCCGGCGGACGAAGTACTGGAGAGCGTGCATGCGATGAAGCGGACGACCTTCACGCTAGTAGGGCTGTCGCTCGTCGTCATCGTGCTGCTGGCCCTGTGGCTGTCCCGCCGGAACAGCCGCCCCTTGGAAGGACTGTACTCCTATGTCCATACGAACGCGAAGCCGGGATTAGGGCAGCGAAGCCGCAAGTCCGACATTTTTGCCTATTTGCGCGATGCATTCACGGAGCTGCTGGAGACGACGAAGACGCTTGATCAAAAGCTGAGCGAGCGGCAGGAATATGCCCGCATGGCGGTTTTCGATCGCTGGCTGCGCGGGGGATACGCCACCGACCAGCAGCTGGAGTCCTCGCTGACGCATGCGGGATTGCAGCGCAGCGCTACGATGTATGCGGTCGCGGTGCTTCATCTCGGCTGGCATGGCGACGATTGGAGCGCCCCGGTCCTCGATGAGATGGTGCTGAAGATGCTGGTCGTGAAGGAGGAGGCGTCCGGCTTGGAACGGGTTCCCTTCGATCTTCATGAGGCGGGCCAGGATCAGGTGGCCTTGTTGTTCTACGGCACTGAGGCGGGAGCGGAAGGCGATGCGGGAGCCCGCTTCGCGGCCTTGATTGAACAGACGTTGAGAGAATTGAACGAGCGCCTGAAGAGTGCTCATATCTTGCCGATGTATACGATCGGAGGCATCGTCAGCGATCGGATGGATGTGCCCCGGTCGCTGGAACAGGCTCAGCAGCTGTACGGAATGTCCGACGGGAGCCAGGATTTGATCTGGTGGGACGAGGAGGAGCATGCGGATGCCGGACTGTACCGGTTCAACGCCGAGATGGAGAATCGGCTCACGCACGCCGTCCGCGGCGGGGATGAGGAAGAGGTGGCGAGATTGTGCCAGACCGTCTGGCAGGACAACTGGGAGAAGCGGCCGCTTACCTGTCCGATGGAACGCTGGCTGCTGATGGATATGTATGCCGCGGCGATGAAGCTGGCGCAGTCGCTCGATCTGACCCTGCAGACCGATAGCGCGACCTTTCAGCAAAAAGTATTAAAGAAAGGGGCGGAGCTGCATAAGCTGTTCCCGCTTGTCCGGAACGAATTCGTTCAATTGAGCCGGACGGTGCACGAGCGCAAGCGCAGCCGCAACGCGACGCTGCTGGAGGATATGATGGCCTGCATTCGCGAAGGTTATGTGGATTCATCGCTGTCTCTCACCGTCATCTCGGATCGGCTCCAAGTATCGGAAGCCTATGTATCCGCGTTTTTCAAGGAGCAGTCCGGCCGGAATTTCTCGGATTATGTGGAGGAGCTGAGGCTGGAGCATGCCAAGCAATTAATGCTGGAAGGGGACGCCCTGACCTCGATTGCCGAGCGGGTCGGCTACAATTCCCTGAACTCGTTCAGCCGCGCATTCAAGCGCGCACACGGGATGAGCGCCACCGAATATCGAAAATGGTTAAACGAACAAAAAAGGAATAATGACTCTTCGTAA
- a CDS encoding carbohydrate ABC transporter permease — protein MDSLAHDKSDRIFHIVNNAVLGVFLLIVLYPLLYVVSASFSSASAVISGKVWLWPVEFSLDGYAAVFRHRMVWTGLQNTLLYTFAGTLISVLVTVLAAYPLSRNDFKGRRGFTLLFVFTMMFNGGLIPTYLLVKELGMLDTAWAMIVPAALSVWNVMIMMTYFRTSIPLELLESAQMDGCSDFTFLLRIVLPLSGPIIAVVTLFYAVDQWNQYFNALIFLKSEKLFPLQLVLRDILVQNQVSQETLGDAKTAAARQGLRELLKYSLIVVSSVPLLAIYPFVQKYFVKGMMIGSIKG, from the coding sequence ATGGATTCACTGGCTCATGATAAAAGCGATCGTATCTTTCATATCGTGAACAATGCGGTGCTGGGCGTATTTCTCCTCATCGTGCTGTATCCGCTGCTGTATGTCGTAAGCGCTTCCTTCAGCTCGGCGAGCGCCGTTATTTCCGGCAAAGTATGGCTGTGGCCGGTCGAATTCTCACTGGACGGCTATGCGGCGGTGTTCCGGCACCGGATGGTATGGACCGGTCTGCAGAACACGCTCCTCTATACATTCGCCGGTACCTTGATCAGCGTGTTGGTCACCGTGCTGGCGGCTTATCCGCTGTCCCGGAACGACTTCAAAGGGAGACGAGGCTTCACGCTGCTGTTCGTCTTCACGATGATGTTCAACGGCGGGCTCATTCCGACCTATCTGCTCGTGAAAGAGCTCGGCATGCTGGATACGGCCTGGGCCATGATTGTTCCGGCCGCCCTGTCCGTCTGGAATGTCATGATCATGATGACGTATTTCCGCACCAGCATTCCGCTGGAGCTGCTGGAATCGGCACAGATGGACGGCTGCAGCGACTTCACCTTCCTGCTGCGCATTGTGCTTCCTTTGTCGGGGCCGATTATCGCCGTAGTGACGCTGTTCTACGCGGTGGATCAGTGGAACCAGTATTTCAATGCATTGATTTTCCTGAAATCAGAAAAATTGTTCCCGCTGCAGCTCGTCCTCCGGGATATACTCGTCCAGAACCAAGTCAGCCAGGAGACGCTCGGGGATGCGAAGACGGCAGCCGCGCGCCAAGGGTTGCGGGAGCTGCTGAAATACTCTCTTATCGTCGTATCTTCCGTGCCGCTGTTAGCTATCTATCCGTTCGTGCAGAAATATTTCGTAAAGGGCATGATGATTGGCTCAATCAAAGGATAG
- a CDS encoding ABC transporter permease, which produces MSEHWQPEARSSIPAAAAIPARKSAFVSYMKRSWQLYALFALPLLYVILFKYGPMVGAQIAFKDYNVVKGMWASDWIGFKHFARFFNSYDFWRIMQNTLIISLYSLAVSTPLPVLLALSLNAVRIRWFKNTVQMVSYAPHFISTVVMVGLLLQFLDPRSGMINQFLGLFGVDPIHFMGEMQFFKSIFVWSGIWQHIGFSCIIYLAALSTVDPALHEAAVLDGAGRTKRIWHIDMPAVLPIAMILLILNTGQLLETGFEKIYLMQNPLNLKTSEVIDTYVYKIGLLSQAMNFSYATAIGLFKSAISLLLIVMVNYSARKTGQESLW; this is translated from the coding sequence TTGTCGGAACACTGGCAGCCAGAGGCTAGATCATCCATTCCGGCAGCGGCGGCGATACCGGCGCGCAAGTCCGCGTTCGTGTCCTATATGAAGCGATCATGGCAGCTGTACGCGCTGTTCGCCCTTCCGCTGCTCTATGTCATTCTCTTTAAGTACGGTCCGATGGTCGGCGCCCAGATCGCCTTCAAAGACTACAACGTCGTCAAAGGCATGTGGGCGAGCGATTGGATCGGATTCAAGCATTTTGCGCGCTTCTTCAACTCCTATGATTTCTGGCGCATTATGCAGAACACGCTGATTATCAGCCTGTATTCCCTTGCGGTTAGCACGCCGTTGCCTGTGCTGCTCGCGCTGAGCCTGAATGCGGTCCGGATACGGTGGTTCAAGAACACAGTGCAAATGGTCAGTTATGCGCCCCATTTCATCTCCACCGTCGTTATGGTTGGCCTTCTGCTGCAGTTCCTCGATCCCCGCTCCGGCATGATCAATCAGTTTTTGGGACTTTTCGGGGTTGATCCGATTCATTTTATGGGGGAAATGCAGTTTTTCAAGTCGATATTCGTCTGGTCCGGCATCTGGCAGCATATCGGATTCTCCTGCATTATCTATCTTGCCGCACTGTCCACCGTCGATCCGGCCCTGCATGAGGCCGCCGTGCTGGATGGAGCCGGGCGGACAAAGCGAATCTGGCATATCGATATGCCGGCGGTGCTCCCGATCGCGATGATTTTGCTCATTTTGAATACGGGGCAGCTGCTGGAGACCGGGTTCGAGAAGATCTATTTGATGCAGAATCCGCTGAATCTGAAGACATCGGAAGTGATTGACACCTACGTGTACAAGATCGGATTGCTGTCCCAAGCGATGAATTTCTCCTACGCGACGGCGATCGGCCTATTCAAATCGGCGATATCGCTCTTGCTAATCGTGATGGTCAATTATAGCGCCCGCAAGACCGGGCAGGAGAGCTTATGGTGA
- a CDS encoding alpha/beta hydrolase, whose amino-acid sequence MAGEAVPVHDILEHTIDGIRLRIYKPSEQGDLPVLIFYHGGCFVSGDFETHDRQMRLLSNLGGALVIAADYRLAPEHVYPAAHDDAFTAAAIAREHALSWGGDPDNITIAGDSAGGHLALVTCLRLKEQGQWMPQRQILIYPMLDAEGRSNSYQKYGDDYIVTRDALLSGFEAYLSDLAPDHREASPLYRNDLAGLPPTHICTAEFDPLVDEGEALYRRLLEAGVEAHCKRYLGVNHGFFQLAGISMAGRQSIQDVATILANRK is encoded by the coding sequence TTGGCCGGAGAGGCCGTCCCGGTCCACGATATTTTGGAACACACGATTGACGGCATACGGCTACGCATCTACAAGCCATCGGAACAAGGCGATCTTCCGGTTTTGATTTTTTATCATGGAGGCTGTTTTGTCAGCGGCGATTTCGAAACCCATGATCGTCAGATGCGTTTGCTATCTAATCTGGGAGGCGCTTTGGTCATTGCTGCCGATTACCGGTTAGCCCCGGAGCATGTGTATCCGGCAGCGCATGATGATGCGTTCACAGCCGCTGCTATCGCTCGCGAACATGCCTTATCTTGGGGCGGCGACCCCGATAACATCACGATTGCCGGGGACAGTGCAGGAGGGCATCTGGCACTGGTGACCTGTCTTCGCTTAAAAGAACAAGGGCAGTGGATGCCGCAGCGGCAAATTCTCATTTATCCCATGCTGGACGCCGAAGGCAGAAGCAATAGCTATCAAAAATATGGCGATGATTATATAGTTACACGGGACGCTTTGCTAAGCGGGTTTGAGGCTTATTTATCCGATCTGGCTCCTGATCATCGCGAAGCGAGCCCGCTATACCGCAATGATTTGGCAGGTCTCCCGCCAACTCATATTTGTACGGCGGAATTTGATCCGCTTGTGGACGAGGGGGAGGCGTTATATCGCCGTTTGTTGGAAGCAGGCGTTGAGGCGCATTGCAAGAGGTATTTAGGCGTGAACCACGGCTTCTTTCAGCTTGCCGGCATCAGTATGGCAGGCAGACAATCGATTCAAGATGTCGCGACCATCCTAGCTAACCGAAAATAA
- the pflA gene encoding pyruvate formate-lyase-activating protein, whose translation MIGRIHSVETFGTVDGPGIRFILFMQGCALKCKYCHNRDTWDLHGGTEMSVEEALSEIESYLPYYRSSGGGLTVSGGEPTLQAPFVKELFKQVKKRWNLPTALDTNGVNDVTKLTELYDLTDLVLLDLKHIDNEKHLALTGVPNTRTLETARWLSDHGKKMWIRHVLVPTINDDEQDLLNLGRFIGSLQGVEKVDVLPYHQMGVYKWEQLGEKYPLEGIPTPTAEEAERAQRLIEQGRTEAAAN comes from the coding sequence ATGATTGGACGCATACACTCCGTAGAAACGTTCGGCACGGTGGATGGGCCGGGTATCCGCTTCATTCTGTTCATGCAGGGCTGCGCCCTGAAGTGCAAATATTGCCACAACCGGGATACCTGGGATCTGCACGGCGGCACCGAGATGTCCGTAGAAGAAGCGCTCTCGGAAATCGAGTCCTACCTTCCGTATTATCGCAGCTCCGGCGGCGGCTTGACTGTATCGGGCGGGGAGCCGACATTGCAGGCTCCCTTCGTGAAGGAACTGTTCAAGCAGGTGAAGAAGCGTTGGAACTTGCCGACGGCGCTCGATACGAACGGCGTCAACGACGTGACGAAGCTGACCGAGCTGTACGACCTGACCGACCTGGTGCTGCTCGATCTCAAGCATATCGACAATGAGAAGCACTTGGCCTTGACAGGCGTGCCGAACACGCGCACTCTGGAGACGGCGCGTTGGCTGTCAGACCACGGGAAGAAGATGTGGATCCGGCATGTGCTCGTGCCGACGATTAACGATGACGAGCAGGATCTGCTGAATCTCGGCCGCTTCATCGGCTCGCTGCAGGGCGTCGAGAAAGTGGATGTGCTCCCATACCACCAGATGGGGGTCTATAAATGGGAGCAGCTTGGCGAGAAGTACCCGCTGGAAGGCATTCCGACGCCGACGGCGGAGGAAGCGGAGCGGGCACAGCGGCTGATTGAACAGGGCCGGACCGAAGCCGCAGCGAATTGA